From the genome of Glycine soja cultivar W05 chromosome 14, ASM419377v2, whole genome shotgun sequence:
TATACTCAACAAGAAGCTATGAAGTCCTAGTCGTTAAAGTTTTGTATCCTTGAAATCGTGACatgaacacttttatttttgaaaaagaaaaattaaagtatttaaaaaaatcaaaaacaaaatatatattattgtaaattacatagtatatagatataaaatatattaaataagtggataaattattaatatacatatattaaataattgctaaattattattttgtaaaattaaataattattttaaaaaaatttaaaactaatacTACATTAtctctaatttaattgattttttctatttctatttttataaatatataataataataataataataataataataataataataataataataataaatcattattaTAAAATCCATAATCCTCCATAATggttacttatatatataaatttaatttttgaccaATGATAAGTGTTGTGTATAGATATATTTTGGGATTGAATCATATAGGAATTGTTAATTTTCCTCTCTTATCTCCTCCTTTTTATGTGAATAATTGGAATTTTAACCTCATTTTAGCTTTTGTTGTGCAAAAAGTCACTTGTTGAGCACGAGATTACTGTCATACTCGTTAAGCGCAGAAATCACGCTTAGCGCGAAGATTGCGTAAAATCTAAACTGAACTGCACTTATaaaaagaggaagaggagaaagAGGAAAGACACACAACTACACATAGAGTATTCAAGAGAATATAATTTCTTACAGAAGGCAAAGGCTAGAAGCGGGAGAGTCAACCATTAGGAGTCATTCCTTTCATCCATTCCTTTTCTTACTTACCCTCTTCACTACTCATTAccctcttgcaattgtaaaaTCTCTCATGATAATGAGAGGCTAAAACCCCTTTTGTTGGGAGTTTAGCAACCAACAACCAACTGCTTTTGatgtaattattctttttatctatttaatgttattttaatttcattgtcTCTTTTATGTGcttaatttgattgattgtggtttgatcacccatatttatggtaaattttaagGGTAGAGTTGGGAAATgttcatctttaaaaaaaaactggaaAAACACATCTAAATAATTCATCTCTCAAGATAGAATGAGTTTATTTAGTCTGTTAtacatctttatttttaatgcaatttaactattttatctCCTAAAGGGATTtaggagagaaaatagataaattagactcTTTCACTTAAGAGATCATTACTAGAATATATGAGTAGATGCAAGTGATAATTGGAATAACCTTACATAGGAAGAAATCCTTAACATTATATCAATAATAGCTCTGGTAGGCTAAGTTCctaacaatttcattttctaaattaacTTTTGTTTCTAATATTTGCTTCTCTCATCTTGTctctcttaattaattaatttaattttatgtttatttttttctcttgtttattttaatttaattttatgtcaatttatTTTACTGCTCTTTTCACAACCTTTTAAACCAATTTATATATTGCTTAAGAATTATATATTCAGCTacttaagtacaaacaaagttttCGTGGACTCGACACTCGaactttcattttaactttactCCTTGTACAcgttggtgcacttgccaattgATCAataaccaaaaattaaattaaattattttagaaaattaaaaaggtaggttattgtaatttatataaatatgtgcataaattattaataaacatacattacattaaatattttacataattattaacttattattcttaaaaataaacaattattttaaaaataatattctaaaattaaatattattttaacaaaataattttaaaattaatactaCATTATCTCTAATTCAATTAtctcttatttaatttattttttctatttgatgatgatgatgatgatgatgatgatgatgatgatgatgatgatgatgatgatgatgatgatgatgatgatgatgatgatgatgatgatgatgatgatgatgatgatgatgataactaattttttgaaaaaatcataatcctttaAGATGTTTCTTACGGCTTTTGTGAAGTTAAAGTTTCTATCTCATGATTAATGTGaagtttatataattaaatcaaattaatagttgttacaaaattaaagttttgatCCGGCAGTTCTAAAAATTTCATGTAAAACTTATATAGACTAGATTTTAAACTAGAGGCTATGCACAAATtcgattaaattatattaaatatatagtatttataaaaaaagtatatgtaccttatttatataatttgaaaaatatttgataccatattaaatacaattatattaaaattaagaaagatatttaattatatttttaattggggagatgtcgtgttaaaaaatattagacctattaaaatttattttgatttattttttctccaaataataataatgatttaatatatatgtgaaatatataaattaaaacaaattaattatttaatttgaatatttatttttattgtgaatACTATTTTCACatgtatttgaattttgtgcatttataattaaaatttttaaatattttttatttttaaaatataattttgtctttaaatatttttattgttgaaaTTTTCAATTGGTTAATTACGTTATGGCTTAAATTGAATACTTTTAAGCAACACATaagttttgtctatttttttataaatatattatagcaTCTATAACAGTATTtatgatttgaataaaataaaattaaaaaacaaagtgtacttatatatttacatatattttttaaaaaattaaatattaatttaaaacaaaatatgataaAGGATATTTTAcggtaaattatttttatgtacattatatttataaagttaTATACTTAAttgttgattaaaataaaatattaagaaatatttaaatttacccACATATTTACAAAATCATTAGTTTTAATGGTTATTTTTagttgtgaaaaatattttaatgtaactgagttataaaaaaataaataaagttgagAATAAGTTTAGTATAATattcaatataaatattattatatgtattcaaataaaaaatttaaaataaagtacatttttaggtaaaaattataaagtatatatacataatactttttaaaacaatatgTCCTTAGTTActttaaatatgaattattttaaatttaactatgtatttataaaattattatttttttaaaataactaattttgaaaaatgtgcatgattagtaatataatatttaatattactactaatatgaaaattataaaagttaacatttaatttttgaaattgtaTAGGAAATAACATGCTATTACTTAATATAAAGTAAcaaaactaattttcaatttatcaaaattgaatattaatagtattaattgAGTAGCTTAATTCTTCATTAAATACATAtgttgcaataaaaaaaatttataaaattgaatctttatcaattgtcattatttgtttatttgaagTTTATTATATAACTAGATTTTAAACTTGTGCATTGCATgagtttagtaatttttttaatatattatttttgaatgtttatatataattgacatttaattttttaaactattcaattatatatcatataaagttacatgaaaatttatgttattgtattgaaaagtttaatttattataattttgataaaataatggatcaacttgttgaaatttattttttaaaaaatattttttgataaaataaacatatttttattttttttaatgtatttgtgTAAACCGATTTTACTTGAAATaagcatttttcttcttttttctaaaagaaaaccatatatgcttcttaaaaaaaatactttatttataaaaaaattatttttagttttaaatcaGTTAATGAGATATAATGTTGGTGAACCTATGAAATAGAAAATGGAGGAGTAAAAAAAATGCACGAAGCACAAAGCCTTTACTTCTTCTAATAACAAATATACAAtggaaattagaaaaacaatatGCTTTTTTAAAGACCGTTGTCAAATTAGAAGTTCGATCCAATGGTTGATAAAACTTCAAGCGTcatttacatattatatatagagagagaataaATAGATAATAGATTTTAAACTTGTGTGATGCACAAGGTTTATAAAGACAAATAtcataagaagaaaaattgaattgtgattttagagattttaaaatctttttgcAATCAATCAATGTTTTTTGTTTGAAGAAGAATGTTTGCAAAAATAGATATTAGATCTTTGGGAAAAAAACACAATCAGATGATGAAAAACAAACATATGAAGTACAAGATGTTTTCAAATGTCTAAAAACAAATTCAGACCTTGGGTTAACTGAAAGTAgaagggaaataaaaaaaaaatatcagacATAGAGAGTTAGTTATGCTGGTTCGTCGACTCTACCACGAAAACTATGTCCAATTTCTTTGCAAAACACAAgttttacaaccttctcacaaGTTACAAGCAATGTGTCATGTCCACTTTTACCTCTACAAATCAAGTTCTACCCCCAAATTGAATAATATCCAGTATTCTTTGTTCTACCAAGTTATTGTTGACTCTAAACAAATCAGAAGAGATTTGTAGTTTGAGTTTGTTTCACAGAGTCTAAATCTAGAATCAGTTTACAAACTATTTAgtctttttctctcaatatattcaaggtgttttgagagttttttctaactttacaagaatataaaaaaagcttagaaagaataatgaatgttttttcacacaaaattgaTTCTTCAAAACTTCAAAGGTTCTTGTTTATATAGGTCTCATCTTTAAATGTCTATTGTCTCGCATTGGGTAGATTTCTATATTTGATCTACATCTAATGAATGTGGTTAATTAGTTTtgctataaatttataattatttaaatttgagtatttatttttgttattgtaaATATTATGTTTAAATGTACTTAAATTTTGTGTgtttgtaattaataattttctaaatatttttatcgcaaaaattaaacttttattttcaaatgatattctaatcatttaaaaatattagttttaataatGAGATATCGTTgaagttttgtatttttaacttcattaccacttaatttaaacaaattaactTTGTCTACTATTATTACTatcattatgattatttttattattattgttatgaacattattatttaatttataatttcattaactgttatattttatagttattaatctataatttctttaaaaattatatttatctaaAAAGATTATCATGTGAccctgataactgctaaataattgtgaattagtagtaaaaaattagtcaaattttggcctgaaattaattatttagcagttatttgtgattaaaagttagataattaattaaattgaatttttggttGCAGATACGAAAATTGAAGTTACATTAAGCAAAAAGGCAACagaaagggaagaaaaagaaggagttTAAAGCAGGCCCAGCCCAACacgcgcgctaagcgagcaaaGCAGCATAGGCGCTAAGCGAGATGTTAAGCTCGAAGATGCAGAATCCGTtacgcgcgctaagcgcgagccACATGCTAAGCGTGCGATCCAACAAAAACACACACTAAGCCTACAACACGCGCTAAGCTCACGATCTGAACGCGTTAAGCGCGaggtgtcgcgctaagcgcgctttCGAAGGCCCAAAGCTCACTTCagtagctataaatagagagctaGTCCAAGGGAAACGACACACCTCACCTTAGAGCACTTCTCTCAGCATTTCAAGCTTGAGCTCTCCCTTCTCTCTCtatattctttgtttttatcacCCCCTTTATTTCCGTCACCCTCAgttgtaaagccctcaatggtcatgagtggctaatcccctAACTAGggtctggcaggcctaaaaagccaatgatgtatggtgtacttcaagagttatcaatacAAAGAGGATTCATTCCAGGTTTTTATGTTCTAATTCTTTCCTTTTAATCTTGCATTTATTTCTTGAAtttcttttgtgtttttattcgCTCGGGAGAGGGTCTTTCCTAATAAGGGTTTAAGAATTAATtcatgcatcagttttaggggttatacgCTATGAAAAGGGTAACACCTAATAGAACATCTTAAGAAAAGGATCATCGGGTTagcattgctaggcatagaatgatAACTCAATGCCCGTGCATTTAGCAACATCTAGAATTTAaccttaatgcattttaattattgaatcttcgcaaaggcatttgggagatagatagttaaaataggcttgtcattgtgaggcatcaggggcaagtaaaattaatagatgtgggtagaactaaTACAACTACATTGGTAATGAATATCATATTTACATGCATCGTAGGCCAATTGGGTTTGTTCGGTCTTGGCATTTCTATCAATTAATTGTCTAAACTATTTGATCTAGTAGTAGGAATCTATTCTTGCGCCTATTCCTATGTTTACTAATTACTTCTTACTTACAAATTGAAAAGTATTCGATAAAGTGCAATAAAATCCCTGTGGAAATGATACTCGGACTTTCGAGTATTACTACTTAGagcgatttggtacacttgccaatatctcaacaagtttttggcgccgttgccgaggATTTTATTTTTGCACTTAATTGCCATACTATATCAGTTTGTAAGCCCAACTCTTTTTTTCTTGACTTATTCTTTTAGTattctttctttctcccataaattgcacgggtagtgcctttttgtttttatgcgaCTTAGAACTGCATCTGGAGACGTTGTCCCTATtaacttagaaattgaagctacttGTCAGCGTAACAACgctgcaagaagaagaagggagcaAGACACAGAAGGAAGCATTTACACCTCACCTCCTCTTTCTCCAAATCACACAGAGATGGACGGGGAACCGGCACGAAGAGTCACCCTAGAGGACTTCTCTAACACCGCAACTCCTTAGTTCTTCACAAGTATTGCAAGGCCGGAGGTTCAAGCAGCCAATATCTCCTACCCACACTCTCTTATTCAGTTAATCCAAGGGAACCTCTTCCATGGTCTTCCAAGCGAAGATCCATATGTTCATCTAGCTTCATATATAGAAATATGCAACACCGTTAAAATCGCCGAGTCTCAGGAGATGTGATACGCCTCaacctcttctccttttcccTAGCAGGAGAGGCAAAACGATGGTTGCATTCCTTTAAAGGTAACAACTTAAGAACCTAGGAAGAGGTAGTGGAAAAATTCTTAAAGAAGTAGTTCCCAGAGTCAAAGACCGTCGAAGGAAAGATGGAGATTTCTTCTTTCCATCAATTCCCGGATGAATCCCTTAGCGAAGCACTAGACCGTTTCCACGGATTGTTAAGAAAAACACCGACACACGGATATAGCGGCCAGTACAGCTAAACATATTCATCGATGGCTTGCGGCCTCAATCGAAACAACTACTAGATGCATCCGCAGGAGGGAAGATTAAACCGAAGACTCCAGAAGAAGCGATGGAGCTCATCGAGAACATGGCGGCTAGCGATCAAGCAATCCTTTGTGGTCGTACCTATGTTCCCACGAAAAGAAGCCTCTTGGAAATCAGCACGTAAGACGCAACTTTGACACAAAACAAGCTGTTGATGAGGCAAATAGAAGCCCTTATCGAAACCCTCAGCAAGCTGCCTCAACAATTACAAACGGTAAGTTCTTCccactcttttgttttgtaggtagaAGGATGCCCCACATGCGGAGGAACCCATGAGGCTAGACAATGTGTAAGCCAACAAGACACCTCTCGAGAAGTAAACTATATGGGCATACCGAATCGTCATAGATTCCAGGGCTACAACCAGGGAAATTCATCCAGATTCCATCAAGGGGCAGCAGGATTCAATCATGGGCCACCGGGATTTAATCAAGGAAGAAACTTCACGCAAGGCTCAGGATGGAGGAATCAGGGAAATCAATATAAGGAGCAAAGGAACCAACCACCATACCAGCCACCATACCAACACCCTAGTCAAGGTCCAAATCAGCAAGAAAAGCCCACCAACATAGAGGAACTGCTGCTGCAATTCATCCAGGAGACAAGATCACATCAAAAGAGCACGGATGCAGCCATACGAAATCTGGAAGTTCAAATGGGCCAATTGGCACAAGACAAAGCCGAACGACCCACTATAACTTTCGGGGCTAACACGGAGAAAAACCCGAAGGAAGAATGCAAGGCAGTGCTGACTCGAGGGCAGAGAAGAGCATAGGAGAAGGGtaaggttgaagaagaagacCGGCCAGAGGAAGAGAGGATAGAGAcgcaagaagaagaaaggacagaagaagaagagaaggtggCATCACCACCTAAGAACAAGAGCCAGAGAGCAAGGGAAGCCTAGAAGGAAGAACCACCAACCCTACCACAGGATCTCCCATATCCTATGGTACCCACCAAGAAGAACAAGGAGAGTTACTTCAGACGTTTCTTGGAAATATTCAAAGGGCTGGAAATCACTATGCCATTCGGGGAAGCCTTACAACAGATGCCCCTCTACTCCAAATTTATGAAAGACATCCTCACCAAGAAGGGGAAGTACATTGACAATGAGAATATTGTGGTAGGGGGCAACTGCAGTGCAATAATACAGAGGAAGCTACCCAAGAAGTGTAAGGACCCCGGAAGTGTTACCATCCCGTGCACCATAGGAAAGGAAGCGGTAAACAAGGCCCTCATTGATCTAGGAGCAAGTATCAATCTAATGCCCTTATCAATGTGCAGAAGAATCGGGAATTTGAAGATAGATCCCACCAAGATGACGCTTCAACTGGCAGACCGCTCGATCACAAGACCATACGGGGTGGTGGAAGATGTCCTGGTCAAGGTACGCCACTTCACTTTTCCGGTGGACTTTGTTATCATGTATATCGAAGAAGACACGAACATTCCCCTTATCTTAGGCAGACCCTTCATGCTGACTGCCAACTGTGTGGTGGATATGGGGAATGAGAACTTGGAGTTGAGTATTGACAATCAGAAGATCACCTTTGACCTTTTCAAGGCAATGAAGTACCCATAGAAGGGTTGGAAATGCTTCAGAATGAAGGAGATTGATAAGG
Proteins encoded in this window:
- the LOC114383807 gene encoding uncharacterized protein LOC114383807, with the protein product MVPTKKNKESYFRRFLEIFKGLEITMPFGEALQQMPLYSKFMKDILTKKGKYIDNENIVVGGNCSAIIQRKLPKKCKDPGSVTIPCTIGKEAVNKALIDLGASINLMPLSMCRRIGNLKIDPTKMTLQLADRSITRPYGVVEDVLVKVRHFTFPVDFVIMYIEEDTNIPLILGRPFMLTANCVVDMGNENLELSIDNQKITFDLFKAMKYP